The Perca fluviatilis chromosome 2, GENO_Pfluv_1.0, whole genome shotgun sequence genome includes a region encoding these proteins:
- the hic1 gene encoding hypermethylated in cancer 1 protein isoform X1: protein MRECRKGEQTYGQSTRHESEISVVAGGGLKTMLDAMDVPSHARDLLLQLNSQRTKGFLCDVIIVVQNALFRAHKNILAASSLYLKSLVVHDNLINLDHEMVSPGVFRVILDYIYTGRLSEGDPTSPTEPNLGAVLAAASYLQLLDLVALCKKKLKRNGKYPPRPGPAFLPYPKMGPNNMGLGSGGRYRISTPVIQSCPPGGILNNNATRASPLEELVPHRLAVHAAELYAPTSIQGSQVFPALQSALPAHIGRSAHPERNCSPSYGLDLSKKSPNSQSQHTPSQSHLANAHNDEERDGTLSGRTSPTQGTNGRAFPSEKMESTDQASSLTPPPFLHHNQPLGPHLPHLHRSGSQGRDRYPCPPSPDTPTEGGEAGRDMGNIYRWVKHEPLSYTAEDEDEDEDEEEAGENGEQHHNHHKAGEESEGADDKSGSGTEETGSSEGRPSPSGQMGRFHIPYEPESFGDNLYVCIPCDKGFPSSEQLNAHVETHTEEELYGNSGGEMGNGNNGSTKNMSSNTNGYGSLNSCNSLNSLSHLETKSSQGLGSGGIGEMIRPYRCSSCEKSYKDPATLRQHEKTHWLTRPYPCSICGKKFTQRGTMTRHMRSHLGLKPFACDSCGMRFTRQYRLTEHMRIHSGEKPYECQVCGGKFAQQRNLISHMKMHSSGGTAGGLTADGKLKLDFAEGIYPLSKYAAEHLGLKQEKANELLIQAQQQLVADAKVMESLYPLSKLASEHLGLAHDKMDVLGQPLPPPPQALSEARTIDRYSPS from the exons ATGAGGGAATGCCGAAAAGGAGAGCAGACATACGGCCAGAGCACCAGACATGAGTCCGAG ATATCTGTTGTTGCAGGTGGCGGACTGAAGACGATGCTGGATGCCATGGACGTTCCAAGTCATGCTAGGGATCTCCTCCTGCAGCTCAACAGCCAACGAACCAAAGGCTTCCTGTGTGATGTTATCATCGTGGTGCAGAACGCCCTCTTCAGAGCTCACAAGAACATTCTGGCTGCCAGCAGCCTCTACTTGAAATCTTTGGTGGTCCATGACAATCTCATCAACCTCGACCACGAGATGGTGAGTCCAGGGGTCTTCAGGGTCATTCTGGACTACATCTACACAGGCCGCCTTAGTGAGGGAGACCCCACTTCCCCCACTGAACCCAATCTAGGGGCCGTCTTGGCGGCAGCCAGCTACCTTCAGCTGCTCGACTTAGTGGCTTTGTGCAAAAAGAAGCTGAAAAGAAATGGCAAGTACCCTCCCCGCCCAGGTCCTGCATTTCTGCCCTACCCAAAGATGGGGCCCAATAACATGGGTTTAGGGAGTGGTGGCAGGTATAGGATTTCGACTCCTGTCATTCAGTCCTGCCCTCCAGGTGGAATTTTAAATAACAATGCAACCCGAGCATCACCACTAGAGGAGCTAGTTCCCCATAGACTAGCCGTTCATGCTGCGGAACTGTATGCTCCCACCTCCATCCAGGGCTCTCAGGTGTTCCCGGCCCTGCAGTCAGCTCTGCCTGCCCATATTGGGCGCTCAGCCCACCCTGAGAGGAACTGCTCCCCCAGCTATGGCCTTGATCTCTCCAAGAAAAGCCCCAACTCCCAGTCTCAGCACACACCCTCTCAGTCCCATCTGGCGAACGCTCACAACGATGAGGAGCGAGACGGGACTCTGAGCGGACGCACTAGTCCCACGCAGGGGACGAATGGAAGGGCCTTCCCCTCCGAAAAAATGGAGTCGACTGACCAGGCAAGCTCCCTCACTCCTCCACCATTCCTCCATCACAACCAGCCTCTTGGCCCGCACCTCCCCCACCTGCACCGCTCGGGCTCCCAGGGAAGAGATCGCTACCCGTGCCCCCCCAGCCCTGACACCCCCACAGAGGGTGGAGAGGCAGGCAGAGACATGGGAAACATCTACCGCTGGGTGAAACACGAGCCACTGTCGTACACAGCtgaagatgaagatgaggaTGAGGACGAGGAAGAAGCGGGGGAAAACGGAGAACAGCATCATAACCACCACAAGGCCGGGGAGGAGAGCGAAGGAGCCGACGACAAGAGCGGGTCGGGCACAGAGGAGACGGGCAGCAGTGAAGGCCGCCCGTCCCCTTCTGGACAAATGGGGAGGTTCCACATACCGTATGAGCCGGAGAGCTTCGGGGACAATCTGTATGTCTGCATTCCCTGTGACAAAGGCTTTCCGAGCTCAGAGCAGCTCAATGCACACGTGGAGACACACACGGAAGAAGAGCTGTACGGCAACTCCGGTGGGGAGATGGGAAACGGCAATAACGGCAGCACCAAAAACATGAGCAGTAATACAAACGGTTACGGGAGTCTGAACAGCTGCAACAGTTTGAACAGTCTGTCCCACCTGGAGACCAAGTCCAGCCAGGGGCTGGGCTCGGGGGGCATCGGGGAGATGATCCGACCCTACCGCTGTTCCTCCTGTGAGAAGTCCTACAAAGATCCAGCCACTTTGCGCCAGCATGAGAAGACCCACTGGCTGACCCGGCCTTACCCCTGCAGCATCTGTGGCAAGAAGTTCACGCAGCGCGGCACCATGACGCGCCACATGCGTAGCCACCTGGGCCTTAAACCTTTTGCCTGCGACTCCTGTGGCATGCGCTTCACCCGCCAGTATCGCCTAACCGAGCACATGCGCATCCACTCAGGGGAGAAGCCCTACGAATGTCAGGTGTGCGGAGGGAAGTTCGCTCAGCAGCGCAACCTCATCAGCCACATGAAGATGCACAGCAGCGGAGGGACTGCAGGGGGCCTGACCGCGGATGGGAAACTGAAGCTGGACTTTGCCGAGGGCATCTACCCTCTGAGTAAATATGCGGCAGAGCATCTGGGGCTGAAGCAGGAGAAGGCCAATGAGCTTCTCATCCAAGCCCAGCAGCAACTGGTAGCTGATGCGAAGGTCATGGAAAGCCTCTACCCGCTGTCCAAACTGGCCTCAGAGCACCTGGGCCTCGCCCACGACAAGATGGATGTCCTGGGCcaacccctcccccctcctccacagGCCCTCTCTGAAGCCCGCACCATTGACCGCTACTCACCCAGCTAA
- the hic1 gene encoding hypermethylated in cancer 1 protein isoform X3 gives MQISVVAGGGLKTMLDAMDVPSHARDLLLQLNSQRTKGFLCDVIIVVQNALFRAHKNILAASSLYLKSLVVHDNLINLDHEMVSPGVFRVILDYIYTGRLSEGDPTSPTEPNLGAVLAAASYLQLLDLVALCKKKLKRNGKYPPRPGPAFLPYPKMGPNNMGLGSGGRYRISTPVIQSCPPGGILNNNATRASPLEELVPHRLAVHAAELYAPTSIQGSQVFPALQSALPAHIGRSAHPERNCSPSYGLDLSKKSPNSQSQHTPSQSHLANAHNDEERDGTLSGRTSPTQGTNGRAFPSEKMESTDQASSLTPPPFLHHNQPLGPHLPHLHRSGSQGRDRYPCPPSPDTPTEGGEAGRDMGNIYRWVKHEPLSYTAEDEDEDEDEEEAGENGEQHHNHHKAGEESEGADDKSGSGTEETGSSEGRPSPSGQMGRFHIPYEPESFGDNLYVCIPCDKGFPSSEQLNAHVETHTEEELYGNSGGEMGNGNNGSTKNMSSNTNGYGSLNSCNSLNSLSHLETKSSQGLGSGGIGEMIRPYRCSSCEKSYKDPATLRQHEKTHWLTRPYPCSICGKKFTQRGTMTRHMRSHLGLKPFACDSCGMRFTRQYRLTEHMRIHSGEKPYECQVCGGKFAQQRNLISHMKMHSSGGTAGGLTADGKLKLDFAEGIYPLSKYAAEHLGLKQEKANELLIQAQQQLVADAKVMESLYPLSKLASEHLGLAHDKMDVLGQPLPPPPQALSEARTIDRYSPS, from the exons ATGCAG ATATCTGTTGTTGCAGGTGGCGGACTGAAGACGATGCTGGATGCCATGGACGTTCCAAGTCATGCTAGGGATCTCCTCCTGCAGCTCAACAGCCAACGAACCAAAGGCTTCCTGTGTGATGTTATCATCGTGGTGCAGAACGCCCTCTTCAGAGCTCACAAGAACATTCTGGCTGCCAGCAGCCTCTACTTGAAATCTTTGGTGGTCCATGACAATCTCATCAACCTCGACCACGAGATGGTGAGTCCAGGGGTCTTCAGGGTCATTCTGGACTACATCTACACAGGCCGCCTTAGTGAGGGAGACCCCACTTCCCCCACTGAACCCAATCTAGGGGCCGTCTTGGCGGCAGCCAGCTACCTTCAGCTGCTCGACTTAGTGGCTTTGTGCAAAAAGAAGCTGAAAAGAAATGGCAAGTACCCTCCCCGCCCAGGTCCTGCATTTCTGCCCTACCCAAAGATGGGGCCCAATAACATGGGTTTAGGGAGTGGTGGCAGGTATAGGATTTCGACTCCTGTCATTCAGTCCTGCCCTCCAGGTGGAATTTTAAATAACAATGCAACCCGAGCATCACCACTAGAGGAGCTAGTTCCCCATAGACTAGCCGTTCATGCTGCGGAACTGTATGCTCCCACCTCCATCCAGGGCTCTCAGGTGTTCCCGGCCCTGCAGTCAGCTCTGCCTGCCCATATTGGGCGCTCAGCCCACCCTGAGAGGAACTGCTCCCCCAGCTATGGCCTTGATCTCTCCAAGAAAAGCCCCAACTCCCAGTCTCAGCACACACCCTCTCAGTCCCATCTGGCGAACGCTCACAACGATGAGGAGCGAGACGGGACTCTGAGCGGACGCACTAGTCCCACGCAGGGGACGAATGGAAGGGCCTTCCCCTCCGAAAAAATGGAGTCGACTGACCAGGCAAGCTCCCTCACTCCTCCACCATTCCTCCATCACAACCAGCCTCTTGGCCCGCACCTCCCCCACCTGCACCGCTCGGGCTCCCAGGGAAGAGATCGCTACCCGTGCCCCCCCAGCCCTGACACCCCCACAGAGGGTGGAGAGGCAGGCAGAGACATGGGAAACATCTACCGCTGGGTGAAACACGAGCCACTGTCGTACACAGCtgaagatgaagatgaggaTGAGGACGAGGAAGAAGCGGGGGAAAACGGAGAACAGCATCATAACCACCACAAGGCCGGGGAGGAGAGCGAAGGAGCCGACGACAAGAGCGGGTCGGGCACAGAGGAGACGGGCAGCAGTGAAGGCCGCCCGTCCCCTTCTGGACAAATGGGGAGGTTCCACATACCGTATGAGCCGGAGAGCTTCGGGGACAATCTGTATGTCTGCATTCCCTGTGACAAAGGCTTTCCGAGCTCAGAGCAGCTCAATGCACACGTGGAGACACACACGGAAGAAGAGCTGTACGGCAACTCCGGTGGGGAGATGGGAAACGGCAATAACGGCAGCACCAAAAACATGAGCAGTAATACAAACGGTTACGGGAGTCTGAACAGCTGCAACAGTTTGAACAGTCTGTCCCACCTGGAGACCAAGTCCAGCCAGGGGCTGGGCTCGGGGGGCATCGGGGAGATGATCCGACCCTACCGCTGTTCCTCCTGTGAGAAGTCCTACAAAGATCCAGCCACTTTGCGCCAGCATGAGAAGACCCACTGGCTGACCCGGCCTTACCCCTGCAGCATCTGTGGCAAGAAGTTCACGCAGCGCGGCACCATGACGCGCCACATGCGTAGCCACCTGGGCCTTAAACCTTTTGCCTGCGACTCCTGTGGCATGCGCTTCACCCGCCAGTATCGCCTAACCGAGCACATGCGCATCCACTCAGGGGAGAAGCCCTACGAATGTCAGGTGTGCGGAGGGAAGTTCGCTCAGCAGCGCAACCTCATCAGCCACATGAAGATGCACAGCAGCGGAGGGACTGCAGGGGGCCTGACCGCGGATGGGAAACTGAAGCTGGACTTTGCCGAGGGCATCTACCCTCTGAGTAAATATGCGGCAGAGCATCTGGGGCTGAAGCAGGAGAAGGCCAATGAGCTTCTCATCCAAGCCCAGCAGCAACTGGTAGCTGATGCGAAGGTCATGGAAAGCCTCTACCCGCTGTCCAAACTGGCCTCAGAGCACCTGGGCCTCGCCCACGACAAGATGGATGTCCTGGGCcaacccctcccccctcctccacagGCCCTCTCTGAAGCCCGCACCATTGACCGCTACTCACCCAGCTAA
- the hic1 gene encoding hypermethylated in cancer 1 protein isoform X4, with translation MLDAMDVPSHARDLLLQLNSQRTKGFLCDVIIVVQNALFRAHKNILAASSLYLKSLVVHDNLINLDHEMVSPGVFRVILDYIYTGRLSEGDPTSPTEPNLGAVLAAASYLQLLDLVALCKKKLKRNGKYPPRPGPAFLPYPKMGPNNMGLGSGGRYRISTPVIQSCPPGGILNNNATRASPLEELVPHRLAVHAAELYAPTSIQGSQVFPALQSALPAHIGRSAHPERNCSPSYGLDLSKKSPNSQSQHTPSQSHLANAHNDEERDGTLSGRTSPTQGTNGRAFPSEKMESTDQASSLTPPPFLHHNQPLGPHLPHLHRSGSQGRDRYPCPPSPDTPTEGGEAGRDMGNIYRWVKHEPLSYTAEDEDEDEDEEEAGENGEQHHNHHKAGEESEGADDKSGSGTEETGSSEGRPSPSGQMGRFHIPYEPESFGDNLYVCIPCDKGFPSSEQLNAHVETHTEEELYGNSGGEMGNGNNGSTKNMSSNTNGYGSLNSCNSLNSLSHLETKSSQGLGSGGIGEMIRPYRCSSCEKSYKDPATLRQHEKTHWLTRPYPCSICGKKFTQRGTMTRHMRSHLGLKPFACDSCGMRFTRQYRLTEHMRIHSGEKPYECQVCGGKFAQQRNLISHMKMHSSGGTAGGLTADGKLKLDFAEGIYPLSKYAAEHLGLKQEKANELLIQAQQQLVADAKVMESLYPLSKLASEHLGLAHDKMDVLGQPLPPPPQALSEARTIDRYSPS, from the coding sequence ATGCTGGATGCCATGGACGTTCCAAGTCATGCTAGGGATCTCCTCCTGCAGCTCAACAGCCAACGAACCAAAGGCTTCCTGTGTGATGTTATCATCGTGGTGCAGAACGCCCTCTTCAGAGCTCACAAGAACATTCTGGCTGCCAGCAGCCTCTACTTGAAATCTTTGGTGGTCCATGACAATCTCATCAACCTCGACCACGAGATGGTGAGTCCAGGGGTCTTCAGGGTCATTCTGGACTACATCTACACAGGCCGCCTTAGTGAGGGAGACCCCACTTCCCCCACTGAACCCAATCTAGGGGCCGTCTTGGCGGCAGCCAGCTACCTTCAGCTGCTCGACTTAGTGGCTTTGTGCAAAAAGAAGCTGAAAAGAAATGGCAAGTACCCTCCCCGCCCAGGTCCTGCATTTCTGCCCTACCCAAAGATGGGGCCCAATAACATGGGTTTAGGGAGTGGTGGCAGGTATAGGATTTCGACTCCTGTCATTCAGTCCTGCCCTCCAGGTGGAATTTTAAATAACAATGCAACCCGAGCATCACCACTAGAGGAGCTAGTTCCCCATAGACTAGCCGTTCATGCTGCGGAACTGTATGCTCCCACCTCCATCCAGGGCTCTCAGGTGTTCCCGGCCCTGCAGTCAGCTCTGCCTGCCCATATTGGGCGCTCAGCCCACCCTGAGAGGAACTGCTCCCCCAGCTATGGCCTTGATCTCTCCAAGAAAAGCCCCAACTCCCAGTCTCAGCACACACCCTCTCAGTCCCATCTGGCGAACGCTCACAACGATGAGGAGCGAGACGGGACTCTGAGCGGACGCACTAGTCCCACGCAGGGGACGAATGGAAGGGCCTTCCCCTCCGAAAAAATGGAGTCGACTGACCAGGCAAGCTCCCTCACTCCTCCACCATTCCTCCATCACAACCAGCCTCTTGGCCCGCACCTCCCCCACCTGCACCGCTCGGGCTCCCAGGGAAGAGATCGCTACCCGTGCCCCCCCAGCCCTGACACCCCCACAGAGGGTGGAGAGGCAGGCAGAGACATGGGAAACATCTACCGCTGGGTGAAACACGAGCCACTGTCGTACACAGCtgaagatgaagatgaggaTGAGGACGAGGAAGAAGCGGGGGAAAACGGAGAACAGCATCATAACCACCACAAGGCCGGGGAGGAGAGCGAAGGAGCCGACGACAAGAGCGGGTCGGGCACAGAGGAGACGGGCAGCAGTGAAGGCCGCCCGTCCCCTTCTGGACAAATGGGGAGGTTCCACATACCGTATGAGCCGGAGAGCTTCGGGGACAATCTGTATGTCTGCATTCCCTGTGACAAAGGCTTTCCGAGCTCAGAGCAGCTCAATGCACACGTGGAGACACACACGGAAGAAGAGCTGTACGGCAACTCCGGTGGGGAGATGGGAAACGGCAATAACGGCAGCACCAAAAACATGAGCAGTAATACAAACGGTTACGGGAGTCTGAACAGCTGCAACAGTTTGAACAGTCTGTCCCACCTGGAGACCAAGTCCAGCCAGGGGCTGGGCTCGGGGGGCATCGGGGAGATGATCCGACCCTACCGCTGTTCCTCCTGTGAGAAGTCCTACAAAGATCCAGCCACTTTGCGCCAGCATGAGAAGACCCACTGGCTGACCCGGCCTTACCCCTGCAGCATCTGTGGCAAGAAGTTCACGCAGCGCGGCACCATGACGCGCCACATGCGTAGCCACCTGGGCCTTAAACCTTTTGCCTGCGACTCCTGTGGCATGCGCTTCACCCGCCAGTATCGCCTAACCGAGCACATGCGCATCCACTCAGGGGAGAAGCCCTACGAATGTCAGGTGTGCGGAGGGAAGTTCGCTCAGCAGCGCAACCTCATCAGCCACATGAAGATGCACAGCAGCGGAGGGACTGCAGGGGGCCTGACCGCGGATGGGAAACTGAAGCTGGACTTTGCCGAGGGCATCTACCCTCTGAGTAAATATGCGGCAGAGCATCTGGGGCTGAAGCAGGAGAAGGCCAATGAGCTTCTCATCCAAGCCCAGCAGCAACTGGTAGCTGATGCGAAGGTCATGGAAAGCCTCTACCCGCTGTCCAAACTGGCCTCAGAGCACCTGGGCCTCGCCCACGACAAGATGGATGTCCTGGGCcaacccctcccccctcctccacagGCCCTCTCTGAAGCCCGCACCATTGACCGCTACTCACCCAGCTAA
- the hic1 gene encoding hypermethylated in cancer 1 protein isoform X2 — protein sequence MIIKGDLDRMAEDIGHAGGGLKTMLDAMDVPSHARDLLLQLNSQRTKGFLCDVIIVVQNALFRAHKNILAASSLYLKSLVVHDNLINLDHEMVSPGVFRVILDYIYTGRLSEGDPTSPTEPNLGAVLAAASYLQLLDLVALCKKKLKRNGKYPPRPGPAFLPYPKMGPNNMGLGSGGRYRISTPVIQSCPPGGILNNNATRASPLEELVPHRLAVHAAELYAPTSIQGSQVFPALQSALPAHIGRSAHPERNCSPSYGLDLSKKSPNSQSQHTPSQSHLANAHNDEERDGTLSGRTSPTQGTNGRAFPSEKMESTDQASSLTPPPFLHHNQPLGPHLPHLHRSGSQGRDRYPCPPSPDTPTEGGEAGRDMGNIYRWVKHEPLSYTAEDEDEDEDEEEAGENGEQHHNHHKAGEESEGADDKSGSGTEETGSSEGRPSPSGQMGRFHIPYEPESFGDNLYVCIPCDKGFPSSEQLNAHVETHTEEELYGNSGGEMGNGNNGSTKNMSSNTNGYGSLNSCNSLNSLSHLETKSSQGLGSGGIGEMIRPYRCSSCEKSYKDPATLRQHEKTHWLTRPYPCSICGKKFTQRGTMTRHMRSHLGLKPFACDSCGMRFTRQYRLTEHMRIHSGEKPYECQVCGGKFAQQRNLISHMKMHSSGGTAGGLTADGKLKLDFAEGIYPLSKYAAEHLGLKQEKANELLIQAQQQLVADAKVMESLYPLSKLASEHLGLAHDKMDVLGQPLPPPPQALSEARTIDRYSPS from the exons ATGATCATTAAGGGAGACTTAGATCGGATGGCAGAAGACATCGGGCATGCAG GTGGCGGACTGAAGACGATGCTGGATGCCATGGACGTTCCAAGTCATGCTAGGGATCTCCTCCTGCAGCTCAACAGCCAACGAACCAAAGGCTTCCTGTGTGATGTTATCATCGTGGTGCAGAACGCCCTCTTCAGAGCTCACAAGAACATTCTGGCTGCCAGCAGCCTCTACTTGAAATCTTTGGTGGTCCATGACAATCTCATCAACCTCGACCACGAGATGGTGAGTCCAGGGGTCTTCAGGGTCATTCTGGACTACATCTACACAGGCCGCCTTAGTGAGGGAGACCCCACTTCCCCCACTGAACCCAATCTAGGGGCCGTCTTGGCGGCAGCCAGCTACCTTCAGCTGCTCGACTTAGTGGCTTTGTGCAAAAAGAAGCTGAAAAGAAATGGCAAGTACCCTCCCCGCCCAGGTCCTGCATTTCTGCCCTACCCAAAGATGGGGCCCAATAACATGGGTTTAGGGAGTGGTGGCAGGTATAGGATTTCGACTCCTGTCATTCAGTCCTGCCCTCCAGGTGGAATTTTAAATAACAATGCAACCCGAGCATCACCACTAGAGGAGCTAGTTCCCCATAGACTAGCCGTTCATGCTGCGGAACTGTATGCTCCCACCTCCATCCAGGGCTCTCAGGTGTTCCCGGCCCTGCAGTCAGCTCTGCCTGCCCATATTGGGCGCTCAGCCCACCCTGAGAGGAACTGCTCCCCCAGCTATGGCCTTGATCTCTCCAAGAAAAGCCCCAACTCCCAGTCTCAGCACACACCCTCTCAGTCCCATCTGGCGAACGCTCACAACGATGAGGAGCGAGACGGGACTCTGAGCGGACGCACTAGTCCCACGCAGGGGACGAATGGAAGGGCCTTCCCCTCCGAAAAAATGGAGTCGACTGACCAGGCAAGCTCCCTCACTCCTCCACCATTCCTCCATCACAACCAGCCTCTTGGCCCGCACCTCCCCCACCTGCACCGCTCGGGCTCCCAGGGAAGAGATCGCTACCCGTGCCCCCCCAGCCCTGACACCCCCACAGAGGGTGGAGAGGCAGGCAGAGACATGGGAAACATCTACCGCTGGGTGAAACACGAGCCACTGTCGTACACAGCtgaagatgaagatgaggaTGAGGACGAGGAAGAAGCGGGGGAAAACGGAGAACAGCATCATAACCACCACAAGGCCGGGGAGGAGAGCGAAGGAGCCGACGACAAGAGCGGGTCGGGCACAGAGGAGACGGGCAGCAGTGAAGGCCGCCCGTCCCCTTCTGGACAAATGGGGAGGTTCCACATACCGTATGAGCCGGAGAGCTTCGGGGACAATCTGTATGTCTGCATTCCCTGTGACAAAGGCTTTCCGAGCTCAGAGCAGCTCAATGCACACGTGGAGACACACACGGAAGAAGAGCTGTACGGCAACTCCGGTGGGGAGATGGGAAACGGCAATAACGGCAGCACCAAAAACATGAGCAGTAATACAAACGGTTACGGGAGTCTGAACAGCTGCAACAGTTTGAACAGTCTGTCCCACCTGGAGACCAAGTCCAGCCAGGGGCTGGGCTCGGGGGGCATCGGGGAGATGATCCGACCCTACCGCTGTTCCTCCTGTGAGAAGTCCTACAAAGATCCAGCCACTTTGCGCCAGCATGAGAAGACCCACTGGCTGACCCGGCCTTACCCCTGCAGCATCTGTGGCAAGAAGTTCACGCAGCGCGGCACCATGACGCGCCACATGCGTAGCCACCTGGGCCTTAAACCTTTTGCCTGCGACTCCTGTGGCATGCGCTTCACCCGCCAGTATCGCCTAACCGAGCACATGCGCATCCACTCAGGGGAGAAGCCCTACGAATGTCAGGTGTGCGGAGGGAAGTTCGCTCAGCAGCGCAACCTCATCAGCCACATGAAGATGCACAGCAGCGGAGGGACTGCAGGGGGCCTGACCGCGGATGGGAAACTGAAGCTGGACTTTGCCGAGGGCATCTACCCTCTGAGTAAATATGCGGCAGAGCATCTGGGGCTGAAGCAGGAGAAGGCCAATGAGCTTCTCATCCAAGCCCAGCAGCAACTGGTAGCTGATGCGAAGGTCATGGAAAGCCTCTACCCGCTGTCCAAACTGGCCTCAGAGCACCTGGGCCTCGCCCACGACAAGATGGATGTCCTGGGCcaacccctcccccctcctccacagGCCCTCTCTGAAGCCCGCACCATTGACCGCTACTCACCCAGCTAA